The genomic window ATAATATATCAAAAAAAGGCAATAACTTTGTTATTTAATAATATAATTTTATAAATATGGGCATTTTAATTTATTACACTTAAAAACTTTTTAAATCTTTTTAAATTATTCTCTTACTATTCATCTTCTTGTATATATAGTTATCATTTCACTACTTTCTTAAAAACCCTTATCCAATTTTCTCCTAATATTTTTCTTATATCCTGTTCGCTATATCCCCTTCTTGCTAATTCTTCAGTGATATTAGGTATTTTGTTTACTCCTTCTAAGCCCAATGGCAAGTCGACCGTTCCGTCAAAATCAGAACCCAGTCCCACATAGTCAACTCCTACATTTCTTGCAATATATTCAATATGATTAACTACATCTTTTACTGTTGCCACTTCGTTCTTATTTATTAGAAAATCAGGAACATAATTTACTCCTATTATTCCATTTTTTTTAGCAATAGCTTCAATCTGGTTGTCTTTTAGATTTCTAAGATTAGGGCACAAACTAAAGCAATTTGAATGAGAGGCCACTATAGGATCTTTACTTCTGTCAATTACATCCCAAAAACAATTTTCTGATAAATGGGACACATCTACTAACATGCCAAGATTATTCATTTCATCTATGACTTGTAATCCAAATTCTGTCAAAGCACTTTTTGTTCTCTGTTCGCCTATACCGTCACCAATTTGATTTCTTTGATTCCATGTAAGAGTCAAAAGCCTTACCCCTAATTTATATAGAATTCTTAATATTCCTAAATCGCCTTCT from Atribacterota bacterium includes these protein-coding regions:
- a CDS encoding dipeptidase; its protein translation is MIKNCEHIKLLQNIHDNAIIFDGHCDTVLELARKKRLLPEGTNIGHLDIPRMKEGGLNVQIFAVFIEELYKPKDSLKRTLQLIDCIYRYIENNKKEISIATNYKQIMKALSSDKIAAIISIEGGEALEGDLGILRILYKLGVRLLTLTWNQRNQIGDGIGEQRTKSALTEFGLQVIDEMNNLGMLVDVSHLSENCFWDVIDRSKDPIVASHSNCFSLCPNLRNLKDNQIEAIAKKNGIIGVNYVPDFLINKNEVATVKDVVNHIEYIARNVGVDYVGLGSDFDGTVDLPLGLEGVNKIPNITEELARRGYSEQDIRKILGENWIRVFKKVVK